Part of the Salmo trutta chromosome 5, fSalTru1.1, whole genome shotgun sequence genome is shown below.
TCGTCTGAGGTTGTTGGACCGGCTGACCGAGTCATTACCTTAGCTGGTGATGACATCATTCTACCATGTTCCCTGAAACCCAATATCAGTGCTGAGGACATGCTAGTGGAGTGGACAAGATTGAACCCGAAAGCAGAAAACGTCCATCTTTACCGTAGCGGTCGAGACTCCAATGTGGAGCAGGTTCCATCCTACAGGAGAAGGACATCATTGTTTCATGAAGAACTGAAGAACGGCAATGTCTCCTTAAAGCTGACCAGAGTTACTCTCTCTGATGCTGGAAGCTACAGGTGCTTCATTCTAACACTGACCAGCCAGGAGAAGGAAACCACCGTTCAACTCTTTGTTGGTGAGTCATGAATACTGGAGATGTGATCAGAGGTTGTATTGGTAAATCTGGCTAAATGATTCGCTGCTAAAATATCAACATGTCTTCCTCCCTCATCAGTCCTTCCTCTGTTATAGATCatgtattcagctggtctacCTCTCTCATCATCCCTTCCTCTGTTATAGATCATGTATTCAGCTGGTCTTCCTTCCTCTGTTATAGATCATGTATTCAGCTGGTCTTCCTCCCTCATCAGTCCTTCCTCTGTTATAGATCATGTATTCAGCTGGTCTTCCTTCCTCTGTTATAGATCATGTATTCAGCTGGTCTTCCTCCTCATCAGTCCTTCCTCTGTTATAGATCATGTATTCAGCTGGTCTTCCTTCCTCTGTTATAGATCATGTATTCAGCTGGTCTTCCTTCCTCTGTTATAGATCATGTATTCAGCTGGTCTTCCTCCCTCATCATTCCTTCCACTGTTATAGATCATGTATTCAGCTGGTCTTCCTTCCTCTGTTATAGGTCATGTATTCAGCTGCTCAGCACACAGCCTTTACAAAACACTCCTCACACATCAAAACCTCCCACACTGTCACACTGCTGTGTCCTAATATTCCTACTACCTGCTGTTGactcactggctgtgtcccaataTTCCTGCTACCTTTGACTCACAGTAGTTACTATGTACTGATAGGGATACATAATATAGAGAATGTATTGTATAGTCAACAGCATCGTGCTGCTTTGTTAATTGATTAGTCCAAGGCttttgacacagtgaattattgaTGTCATTCAAGTAAAGCTGTTGCTGGTTTAATGATTATCTCAGTGTTAGATCACAATGTATTCAGGTTGATGGCATGACTTCTGACCATCTTTCTGTTAATACTGGAGTGCTGCAGGGTTCTGTTCATGACTTCTGACCATCTTTCTGTTAATACTGGAGTGCTGCAGGGTTCTGTTCTTGGGCCGTTATTGTTCACTATCTGTGTAAATAAGTTGTGTGAAAACATTGCTGAGGAAAGGTCCATCTATATGGAGATGAGACATCATCTATAGCCCTGATCCCACACTAGATTAGGAATTGTTTAATGTTGTTGACTAGGTATTTCTCAAATATACAGGAAGTGTTTAATGTTGTTGATTAGGTATTTCTCAAATAGCAGGAAGTGTTTAATGTTGTTGATTAGGTATTTCTCAAATAGCAGGAAGTGTTTAATGTTGTTGTTTAGGCATTTATCAAATAGCAGGAAGTGTTTAATGTTGTTGATTAGGTATTTAGGCAAAGGTCcatctagggttgcaaagggtcggaaattTTCTGGTAAATGTttggaaattttccatgggaagttaaggcCGGGAATTTTGGGAATTTAACTTAAATTCaccaaaaaagttagcttataacattgaaccttttttgtgggatacacaagttaattctaggtcttgtggcatattttggttaaactgtccccaattcaatggaattgcaaccctctgcattagaggtcgaccgattaatcggcatagCCGATttaaattagggccgatttcaagttttctgAAAAATtggtaatctgcattttttgacgccgattacattgcattccacgtgGCAGGCTAACTACCTGTTatgtgcagcaaggagccaaagtaagttgctagctagcattaaacatatcttataaaaaaatgatattactagtttaactagcttgtcctgcattgcatataatcaatgcggtgcctgttaatttatcatcaaatcttcgccaaatgggtgatgatttaacaaaagcgcattcgcaaaaaaagcacaatcgttgcaccaatgtacctaaccataaaaatcaatgcctttcttaaaatcaatgcacagaagtatatttttttaaacctgcatatttagttaaaataaattcatgttagcaggcaatattaaccaggtgacaTTGTGTCTTCTCTTGCATTCTgtgagtcagggtatatgcagcagtttgggtcgcctgTTGAGAACTGTGAAGTCCATTTaatcctaacaaagaccgtaattaatttggcataattttacataattatgacataacattgaaggttgtgcaatgtaacagcaatatttagacttagggttgccatcCGTTAgctaaaatacggaacggttctgtttttcactgaaagaataaatgttttgttttcgaaatgatagtttccggattcgaccatattaatgaccaaaggctcgtatttctgtgttttataatattataattaagtctatgatttgatatttgatagagcagtctgacctgtttccatacatgtttcattttaaaacttatcttacaaaggagttgtttaatctaactgcttaattatttatctgtacatggattttttttttattttttttttacaaccaaaaaaaatctaatctttacaggaaaatgccacgggcactatctgatgtgtggagacatttcactgcagctaatgtagaaggaaaagctgtgtatatttgcaaatactgtgccaaatcatgtgaagaatgcaacaaagatgcagaatcatctggccaagtgcataaagttccctcagcgctcacaacaagcaacctctgacaaaagtccctctacttttATTCGAGGTGacaatgatgaatcagacaccttatcgatagcaacagctcatggtcatcctggaatcagaagtttttttgactcaatggaggaacgtagtcagagaaatgctgatgaatgtcttgctcgagctgtgtatgcaactggttcacctctgatgctcacaggcaatgtgtattggaagagatttctgaatgttcttcgcccagcatacacccctccaatcagacatgctttatctactcacttgctggatgcagagttcagcAGAGTGAAGTGAAGATCAAGTGAagatcaagcaaatcatagagaaagcagactgtattgcattcatctctgatgggtggtcgaatgtttgtgggcaaggaataattaactacatcatctccacccctcaaccagtattctacaagagcacagacacaagggacaacagacacaccggtctctacattgcagatgagct
Proteins encoded:
- the LOC115194774 gene encoding myelin-oligodendrocyte glycoprotein-like isoform X4; this encodes MKTFPTSAAWCLGILFISVSLITTGSSEVVGPADRVITLAGDDIILPCSLKPNISAEDMLVEWTRLNPKAENVHLYRSGRDSNVEQVPSYRRRTSLFHEELKNGNVSLKLTRVTLSDAGSYRCFILTLTSQEKETTVQLFVGAVSQPVICFILYLCRCCISASDLFYLVSV